Proteins from a genomic interval of Thermoanaerobaculia bacterium:
- a CDS encoding helix-turn-helix domain-containing protein, with the protein MTSRPFGEPRLVDALAEEIEELRRALARAGGPLAGLVGRSAPMQTLFDEIFAAAARRDVAVVTGESGAGKRTVAAAIHRLSSRGREPVRSIAFDRRDDPPAPAEVARAARSGGTLVLEGLFHAPPEVQRAAAEASDAPGGARLVVVAREWTPDGALDPAIGDRTGAPIVVPPLRVRREDIPLLAEYFLRPRDPRDGAAPALDPKALDAMAAHEWSGNLRELRNVIRRARALSAGPVIGLTAIQSVLGGASARPERDAEASAEKEIVAVRIGDSMADIERRVLQRTLRFAKGNKRYAAEMLKLSLKTIYNKVKEYGLEREFNRRFRKEPRSE; encoded by the coding sequence TGGTGGACGCGCTCGCCGAAGAGATCGAAGAGCTCCGGCGAGCGCTCGCGCGCGCCGGAGGACCGCTCGCCGGCCTCGTCGGCCGGTCGGCGCCGATGCAGACGCTCTTCGACGAGATCTTCGCCGCCGCCGCGCGCCGGGACGTGGCCGTCGTCACGGGCGAGAGCGGCGCGGGGAAGCGGACCGTCGCGGCGGCGATCCATCGCCTCTCGTCGCGCGGGCGCGAGCCGGTGCGGTCGATCGCCTTCGACCGCCGGGACGACCCGCCGGCCCCGGCGGAGGTCGCGCGGGCCGCGAGATCCGGCGGGACGCTCGTCCTCGAAGGGCTCTTCCACGCTCCGCCGGAGGTCCAGCGGGCCGCCGCCGAGGCCTCCGATGCTCCCGGGGGCGCCCGCCTCGTCGTCGTGGCGCGCGAGTGGACGCCGGATGGCGCTCTCGACCCGGCGATCGGCGACCGGACCGGCGCGCCGATCGTGGTGCCTCCGCTGCGGGTGCGGCGCGAGGACATTCCGCTTCTGGCCGAATACTTCCTCCGTCCCCGGGATCCGCGGGACGGAGCCGCCCCCGCCCTCGATCCGAAGGCGCTCGACGCCATGGCCGCGCACGAGTGGAGCGGGAATCTGCGCGAGCTCCGCAACGTCATCCGCCGGGCGCGCGCTCTCTCGGCAGGCCCGGTGATCGGCCTCACCGCGATCCAGTCGGTGCTCGGCGGCGCGTCCGCCCGCCCGGAGCGCGACGCCGAGGCTTCCGCGGAGAAGGAGATCGTCGCGGTCCGGATCGGCGATTCGATGGCCGACATCGAGCGCCGGGTTCTCCAGCGGACGCTCCGCTTCGCGAAGGGCAACAAGCGCTACGCGGCGGAGATGCTGAAGCTCTCGCTCAAGACGATCTACAACAAGGTCAAGGAGTACGGCCTCGAGCGGGAGTTCAACCGGCGATTTCGGAAAGAGCCTCGATCCGAGTAG
- a CDS encoding HAD family hydrolase, which translates to MTRPAPRGVLFDMDGVLVFSTGAWFGVYNDTLAHFGHARIGREEFLRIFGNGTQADRAAYMPERSVEEIDGAYRRFFADRLGEIEVNPEAAPALRRLRRAGVRTSLATNTNRPLAEAILGRLGIAGLLDAFACADEAGAGKPDPAVVRLAAERLALPLSDCEMVGDSRYDEEAALAAPVAFRGYRYGAAPTRIEALSEIAG; encoded by the coding sequence GTGACCCGTCCGGCGCCGCGGGGCGTGCTGTTCGACATGGACGGCGTGCTCGTGTTCTCGACCGGGGCGTGGTTCGGGGTCTACAACGACACGCTCGCCCATTTCGGGCACGCGCGCATCGGACGCGAGGAGTTCCTCCGCATCTTCGGAAACGGAACGCAGGCGGATCGCGCGGCCTACATGCCGGAGCGCTCGGTCGAGGAGATCGACGGCGCCTACCGCCGATTCTTCGCGGACCGCCTCGGAGAGATCGAGGTCAATCCGGAGGCGGCTCCCGCTCTCCGGCGCCTGCGCCGCGCCGGGGTCCGGACGTCGCTGGCGACGAACACGAACCGCCCGCTCGCCGAAGCGATCCTCGGCCGCCTCGGAATCGCCGGCCTTCTCGACGCCTTCGCGTGCGCGGACGAAGCCGGCGCCGGCAAGCCCGACCCGGCGGTCGTGAGGCTCGCGGCGGAGCGGCTCGCGCTTCCCCTCTCGGATTGCGAGATGGTCGGGGACTCGCGTTACGACGAGGAGGCGGCGCTCGCGGCGCCGGTCGCCTTCCGCGGCTACCGCTACGGGGCGGCGCCTACTCGGATCGAGGCTCTTTCCGAAATCGCCGGTTGA